In Sphingomonas sp. JUb134, the sequence GCTTTTCCGCACCGGTGATCGTGGACACGAACCGGACGCCTGCGGACCTGGCCTTCCTCTCAGGCCACGACGACGATCCCTTCGCGCGCTACGAGGCGATGCAGCAGCTGATGCTCGACACGTTGGTCGCGTCGGTGGCGAGCGGGCGCGGCGACCATGGCGCGGTGGTGGATGCCGTGCGCGAGACGCTGCGCAACCCGGAGCTCGACCGCGCCTTTGTCGCGGAGGCAGTGCTGCTCCCTTCGGACAATTTCATCGGCGACCAGCTCCCGATCGTGGACCCGGACGCAATCTTCCGCGCGCGGGAAGCCCTGCGCCGCGACATCGGCCGCGCCCTCGAACGCGACTGGCGCCAGGCCTATGAGGACACGCGGAACGGTGCGTTCGAATATTCGCCGGAGGCCAAGGGCAAACGCCGCCTGAAGACGGTGGCGCTCGGCTATCTCGCCGCCTCGGGCGCGCCCGACATCGGCGAGCTCGCCTTCGCCCAGTTCGAGCAGGCGGACAACATGACGGACCGCCAGGGCGCGCTGATGACGCTGGTGAACGGCCCCTGGGACCAGCGGGTCGCAGCACTCGACATCTTCTACAATCGCTACCGCGACAATCCGCTGGTGCTCGACAAGTGGTTCTCGACCCAGGCGCTGTCGACCCGCGACGACACGCCCGAGCGGGTGGAGGAACTCGCCGGCCACCGCGACTTCACCCTGGCCAACCCGAACCGGGCGCGCGCGCTGGTGGGTGCGTTCGGGGTCAACCAGCGCGCCTTCCACGCAGCCGATGGCCGCGGCTATCGCTTCTTCGCGCAGCAGCTGATCGCGCTCGATCGGCTGAACCCGCAGACGGCGGCCAAGATGATGCCGCCGCTCGGCCGCTGGCGCCGTTTCGATCCCGCCCGGCAGCAGGCGATGCGGGCCGCGCTGGAGCAAATCCTCGCCTCGCCGGGTTTGTCCAAGGACATGCTCGAGCAGGTGAGCAAGAGCCTCGCCGGCTGATCTCCTGGACTCCACGACTAAGGTTGTTTGTTATGCGTTTTCCGCTTCTCGTTGCCCTGCTTGCCACCACCGCCTGCACGCAGGCCCAGAGCGTTTCCCCGCAGTCCGCGACCGCGTTGAAACCCATCCCGTCCACGACCGAGGACGACGGCTATTCGGTGGAGGCGCAGCGCGCCAAGATCGCGCGGGTCGACATTGCGCCGGACACCGGCTTTCTCTCGGCCGAGGAGCGCCAGGTGGTGAACCTGCTGATCCAGGCATCCGACCTGATGACGCCGATCTACCTGCGGCAGCGCTCGGTCCACAATCCGGAGACGCGGCTCGTGATTTCGCGCATGCGCCGGGCGGATCAGCCGCTGATCCTCGACTGGTTCGACGCCAACCTGGGTCCCTGGGACGACTTCGCCGAGCTGCGCCCCTTCTGGGGGGACCAGCCGATGCCGGAAGGTGCCGGCTTCTACCCCGAGGACCTGACGCGCGAGGAGTTCGACGCCTATGTCGCCCGGCACCCGGCGGAGAAGGCAGCGCTTACCAGCCTCTACACGGTGGTGCGGCGCGACGGCACCAAGCTGAAGGCGGTGCCCTATTCGGTGGAATATGCCGAATGGCTGGAGCCGGCGGCCAAGCTGCTCGAGCAGGCGGCGGCCGTCACCACGAACCCCAGCCTCAAGCGCTTCCTCACCCTGCGTGCCAAGGCGTTCCGCACCGACGATTATTTCGAGTCGGAGCTCGCCTGGATGGACCTGAAGGACACGCCGATCGAGGTCGCAATCGGGCCGTACGAGGTCTACACCGACCGCCTCTATGGCGCCAAGGCGGCGTTCGAGAGCTTCGTGACGATCAAGGACCCTGAGGAGTCCGCCGCCCTCGACAAGTACAAGCATTATCTGCGCGACATGGAAGCGAATCTGCCGGTCGACGCGCGCTACAAGAACTTCACGCGCGGGTTCGAGTCGCCGATCGCAGTCGCCGAGCAAGTGCGCGGCGGCGGCGACAACGAGCATGGCGGCCGCACCATCGCCTTCAACCTGCCCAACGACGAGCGGGTGCGCGAGGCCAAGGGCGCAAAGAAGGTGATCCTCTCCAACGTGCTGGGCGCCAAATACGACCGCATCCTCGCCCCCATGGCGCCGCTGGTGCTGGTGCCGGATCAGGCCGGGCTGGTCGCCAAGAAGTACATGCAGCTGGAAACCCTG encodes:
- a CDS encoding dipeptidyl-peptidase 3 family protein yields the protein MRFPLLVALLATTACTQAQSVSPQSATALKPIPSTTEDDGYSVEAQRAKIARVDIAPDTGFLSAEERQVVNLLIQASDLMTPIYLRQRSVHNPETRLVISRMRRADQPLILDWFDANLGPWDDFAELRPFWGDQPMPEGAGFYPEDLTREEFDAYVARHPAEKAALTSLYTVVRRDGTKLKAVPYSVEYAEWLEPAAKLLEQAAAVTTNPSLKRFLTLRAKAFRTDDYFESELAWMDLKDTPIEVAIGPYEVYTDRLYGAKAAFESFVTIKDPEESAALDKYKHYLRDMEANLPVDARYKNFTRGFESPIAVAEQVRGGGDNEHGGRTIAFNLPNDERVREAKGAKKVILSNVLGAKYDRILAPMAPLVLVPDQAGLVAKKYMQLETLFHELSHSLGPGNITLNGRKTSVNEELKEQASALEEAKADVMGVWNILFMMNKGELPVAEKPQLFSTYLAGVFRAMRFGTAEAHGRGAAMQYGYLRDKGAFAWDAGAGRFRIDDAKMEAGLRDLLRDMIVVQGNGDYAGAKAMLSRWQQLDADAQKVVGTMAAIPVDIQPIYPTRI